Proteins from a single region of Elusimicrobiota bacterium:
- the ftsA gene encoding cell division protein FtsA, whose protein sequence is MAKTDLIAGLDIGSGKVTCVLGTLEPDGSGLRILSGASIPCRGVKGGVVINIKETAHAIRQAVEKAEAESAGSVVQGVYLGVRGKHLESYNNRGAYNIARTDKEITAEDVRAVIENAKAIPISNDREILHVIPQGFALDRQRGVPDPVGMEGSLLEVEVHIVTALSSHLNNLTKAVAEAGFDVLEPIYSALALGELVVTPEERELGALLVDLGGHSVTLAIYGEGAIRFSKELPIGTEAITGDLAHALRTNFQVAERMKLEHGVAHPRLAAEGDAEVDYLGVDGRTPRKTSGKTMLSIVVPRIEETFSLIAQEVRNSPFADVAMGSGAILSGGGAMLRGMPEAGEQILEMSVRLGLVPPGVVSAPQKFFDDATFTTAMGLVRYPVTTMRETVRREQGARKTDPRWLRKARGMFQEIF, encoded by the coding sequence ATGGCTAAGACCGACCTGATCGCGGGACTCGACATCGGAAGCGGCAAGGTGACCTGCGTGCTCGGCACGCTCGAGCCCGACGGCAGCGGCTTGCGCATCCTCAGCGGAGCCAGCATCCCCTGCCGCGGGGTGAAGGGCGGCGTCGTCATCAACATCAAGGAGACCGCCCACGCCATCCGCCAGGCCGTCGAGAAGGCCGAGGCCGAGTCCGCCGGCAGCGTCGTCCAGGGCGTCTATCTCGGCGTGCGCGGCAAGCATCTGGAGTCCTACAACAACCGCGGGGCCTACAACATCGCCCGCACCGACAAGGAGATCACCGCCGAGGACGTCCGCGCGGTCATCGAGAACGCCAAGGCCATCCCCATCTCCAACGACCGCGAGATCCTCCACGTCATCCCGCAGGGCTTCGCCCTCGACCGCCAGCGCGGCGTGCCGGACCCCGTCGGGATGGAGGGCTCGCTGCTCGAGGTCGAGGTGCACATCGTCACCGCGCTCAGCAGCCACCTCAACAACCTCACGAAGGCGGTCGCCGAGGCCGGCTTCGACGTGCTCGAGCCCATCTACAGCGCGCTCGCTCTCGGCGAGCTCGTGGTGACGCCCGAGGAGCGCGAGCTCGGCGCCCTGCTCGTCGACCTCGGCGGGCACTCGGTCACGCTCGCGATCTACGGCGAGGGGGCCATCCGCTTCTCCAAGGAGCTCCCCATCGGCACCGAGGCCATCACCGGCGACCTCGCCCACGCCCTGCGCACCAATTTCCAGGTCGCCGAGCGCATGAAGCTCGAGCACGGCGTCGCCCACCCCCGCCTCGCCGCGGAGGGGGACGCCGAGGTCGACTACCTCGGCGTCGACGGGCGCACCCCGCGCAAGACCAGCGGGAAGACGATGCTGAGCATCGTCGTCCCGCGCATCGAGGAGACCTTCAGCCTCATCGCCCAGGAGGTCCGCAACTCGCCCTTCGCCGACGTCGCGATGGGCAGCGGCGCGATCCTCTCCGGCGGCGGGGCGATGCTGCGCGGCATGCCCGAGGCCGGCGAGCAGATCCTCGAGATGTCCGTCCGGCTCGGCCTCGTGCCGCCCGGCGTCGTCTCTGCGCCGCAGAAGTTCTTCGACGACGCGACGTTCACGACGGCGATGGGGCTCGTGCGCTACCCGGTGACGACGATGCGCGAGACGGTCCGCCGGGAGCAGGGCGCGCGCAAGACGGACCCCCGCTGGCTGCGCAAGGCGAGGGGGATGTTCCAGGAGATATTCTGA
- the ftsZ gene encoding cell division protein FtsZ: MKYAEELKPLRAVIKVIGLGGAGGNAVNRMAAAGLQDVELIAANTDAQHLRDSKAAVRLQIGENLTEGLGVGGDPSKGRLAALESRDHLIEVLTGSHLVFVTAGMGGGTGTGVAPIAAQVARELNALTVGVVTRPFRFEGQQRASYAEAGIKELRTCVDTLLVIPNDRVFEVSDQATPSHEAYRMVDDVLRQAVQAISDVITRPGHINMDLNDLKAVMVNAGDAVMGVGESLGANRAVEAARNAIESRLLENASIEGASGLMVNIVGNRSVTMDEVRQAMDFITRTAQPDARIKFGQVYDEGLDDRLRITVIATGFPTHRRLGGRLPQRAGGRPLPREAAGPAPAGLDEWSKPAYLRMQPKKLR, translated from the coding sequence ATCAAGTACGCCGAGGAGCTCAAGCCGCTGCGGGCCGTGATCAAGGTGATCGGCCTGGGCGGAGCGGGCGGGAACGCCGTCAACCGCATGGCCGCCGCCGGCCTGCAGGACGTCGAGCTCATCGCCGCCAACACCGACGCGCAGCACCTGCGCGACAGCAAGGCCGCGGTCCGCCTCCAGATCGGCGAGAACCTCACCGAGGGGCTCGGGGTCGGCGGAGACCCCTCCAAGGGCCGCCTCGCCGCGCTCGAGTCGCGCGACCACCTCATCGAGGTCCTGACCGGCTCCCACCTCGTCTTCGTGACCGCGGGCATGGGCGGCGGCACAGGCACCGGCGTGGCCCCCATCGCCGCCCAGGTCGCGCGCGAGCTCAACGCCCTCACCGTCGGCGTCGTCACGCGCCCCTTCCGCTTCGAGGGGCAGCAGCGCGCGAGCTACGCCGAGGCCGGCATCAAGGAGCTGCGCACCTGCGTGGACACCCTTCTCGTCATCCCCAACGACCGCGTCTTCGAGGTCAGCGACCAGGCGACGCCCTCTCACGAGGCCTACCGCATGGTCGACGACGTGCTCCGTCAGGCGGTGCAGGCCATCTCGGACGTGATCACCCGCCCCGGCCACATCAACATGGACCTCAACGACCTCAAGGCCGTCATGGTCAACGCCGGCGACGCCGTCATGGGCGTGGGCGAGTCTCTCGGCGCCAACCGCGCGGTCGAGGCGGCCCGCAACGCCATCGAGTCGCGCCTCCTCGAGAACGCCTCCATCGAGGGCGCGAGCGGGCTCATGGTGAACATCGTCGGCAACCGCAGCGTCACCATGGACGAGGTCCGCCAGGCCATGGATTTCATCACGCGCACGGCACAGCCCGACGCCCGCATCAAGTTCGGGCAGGTCTACGACGAAGGGCTCGACGACCGTCTGCGCATCACGGTCATCGCGACCGGCTTCCCGACGCACCGCCGCCTCGGGGGACGCCTGCCCCAGCGCGCGGGGGGGAGGCCGCTTCCCCGCGAGGCCGCCGGCCCCGCCCCGGCCGGGCTCGACGAATGGTCGAAGCCGGCCTATCTCCGAATGCAGCCGAAGAAGCTCCGCTGA
- a CDS encoding type IV pilus twitching motility protein PilT: protein MDLQAMLQTMINQNASDLHIRAGGPTYLRIHGELAPVSPDIVPVAEVEAMLQRIATPRAKRIFEARQECDFSFQVGEVARFRVNAFKQRGMLCMAIRFISMRIPTAEELHLPVATVKKIAENSRGMVLVTGVTGSGKSSSLAAMIDYINTTRPEHIVTIEDPIEFVHKDKKSIISQREIGEDTENYVEALKMAMRQDPDVILMGEMRDAESVSAAMTAAQTGHLVFGTLHTLDSIQTVNRIIDLYPPHQQALVRIQLADTLKAVISQRLLPCLKGGRVPAMEIMVCTAHVRKLIEDNNSPGISQALAKGAFYGMQTFNQSLVKLYKEGLVSEKDALEAATNPDDLKLAMRGIEQEIKAG from the coding sequence ATGGACCTGCAGGCGATGCTCCAGACGATGATCAACCAGAACGCGAGCGACCTCCACATCCGCGCGGGGGGGCCCACCTATCTGCGCATCCACGGCGAGCTCGCGCCGGTCTCCCCGGACATCGTCCCCGTCGCGGAGGTCGAGGCGATGCTCCAGCGCATCGCCACGCCCCGCGCGAAGAGGATCTTCGAGGCGCGTCAGGAATGCGACTTCTCCTTCCAGGTCGGCGAGGTCGCGCGCTTCCGCGTCAACGCCTTCAAGCAGCGCGGCATGCTCTGCATGGCCATCCGCTTCATCAGCATGCGCATCCCGACGGCCGAGGAGCTCCACCTCCCCGTCGCCACGGTCAAGAAGATCGCCGAGAACAGCCGCGGGATGGTCCTCGTCACCGGCGTCACGGGCTCGGGCAAGTCCTCCTCGCTCGCCGCGATGATCGACTACATCAACACGACGCGGCCCGAGCACATCGTCACCATCGAGGACCCCATCGAGTTCGTGCACAAGGACAAGAAGTCCATCATCAGCCAGCGCGAGATCGGCGAGGATACCGAGAACTACGTCGAGGCCCTCAAGATGGCGATGCGCCAGGACCCGGACGTCATCCTCATGGGCGAGATGCGCGACGCCGAGAGCGTCTCCGCCGCGATGACCGCCGCCCAGACCGGCCACCTGGTCTTCGGCACCCTGCACACCCTCGACTCCATCCAGACCGTCAACCGCATCATCGACCTCTATCCCCCGCACCAGCAGGCCCTCGTGCGCATCCAGCTCGCCGACACGCTGAAGGCCGTCATCAGCCAGCGCCTGCTGCCCTGCCTCAAGGGCGGCCGCGTCCCGGCGATGGAGATCATGGTCTGCACGGCCCACGTGCGCAAGCTCATCGAGGACAACAACTCCCCGGGCATCTCCCAGGCGCTCGCGAAAGGCGCGTTCTACGGGATGCAGACGTTCAATCAATCTCTCGTCAAGCTGTACAAGGAGGGCCTGGTCAGCGAGAAGGACGCCCTGGAAGCGGCGACCAACCCCGACGACCTGAAGCTCGCCATGCGCGGCATCGAGCAGGAGATCAAGGCGGGCTGA
- a CDS encoding deoxynucleoside kinase — protein MFAEGYIGIAGTIGVGKSTLTTDLARALNFEPILEEVDGNPYLEHFYHDMKGYGTMMQVWLLNHRFRQHREFVTRISLGKIRGVVQDRTIWEDTIFARMLNRHPDKIITDIDYNTYLDLFDNMVLRELVFPQLLIYLDCKPETAMERIKMRGRVMEQGIDLGYLRMLKQNYEEFISEMEYAGVRILRVKWESFMPIPEIVRMVHEYSLKPSSFTKWVRPLRRTPAMKPQPTVGAGAPEESAKKAHAGV, from the coding sequence ATGTTCGCGGAAGGCTACATCGGAATCGCAGGCACCATCGGAGTCGGGAAGTCGACGCTGACGACCGACCTCGCGCGTGCGCTGAACTTCGAACCCATCCTGGAGGAGGTCGACGGGAACCCCTACCTCGAGCACTTCTACCACGACATGAAGGGCTACGGGACCATGATGCAGGTCTGGCTGCTCAACCACCGCTTCCGCCAGCACCGCGAGTTCGTGACCCGCATCAGCCTCGGCAAGATCCGCGGCGTCGTGCAGGACCGGACGATCTGGGAAGACACGATCTTCGCGCGGATGCTCAACCGCCACCCGGACAAGATCATCACGGACATCGACTACAACACCTACCTCGACCTCTTCGACAACATGGTCCTGCGCGAGCTCGTCTTCCCGCAGCTCCTCATCTACCTCGACTGCAAGCCCGAGACCGCCATGGAGCGCATCAAGATGCGCGGGCGGGTCATGGAGCAGGGCATCGACCTCGGGTACCTGCGCATGCTCAAGCAGAACTACGAGGAGTTCATCTCCGAGATGGAGTACGCGGGCGTGCGCATCCTCCGGGTGAAGTGGGAGAGCTTCATGCCCATCCCCGAGATCGTCCGCATGGTTCATGAGTACAGCCTCAAGCCGTCGAGCTTCACGAAGTGGGTCCGGCCGCTGCGCCGCACCCCTGCGATGAAGCCCCAACCGACCGTCGGGGCGGGAGCCCCGGAGGAATCCGCGAAGAAGGCGCATGCCGGGGTCTGA
- a CDS encoding polyphenol oxidase family protein, with product MPGSEPSIEESSTGIAPEGLWLEPRLRARGVPHGLTLAALGDMKRPARRAEALAAAGRPGLLPCTLLQRHGIRVHEARVGGDYALASGAARLEGDGWVCAAPGLFTAIYVADCLPLFVWDDRDLSVVGVFHAGWRGLAAGMPRAAVGAFERLGVGPERLSAAVGPHAGACCYKVGPELREHFRPSSFRAGGKNLLPAPAAGPSAAGTSRKENDLRLDLGAEAREQFSEAGVDASRVSVSEECTICGRGYHSFRRDKQDLRMMAFIAIPAAPSAGGPSCS from the coding sequence ATGCCGGGGTCTGAACCCTCCATCGAGGAGTCGTCCACGGGCATCGCTCCCGAAGGCCTCTGGCTCGAGCCGCGCCTGCGCGCGCGCGGCGTCCCGCACGGCCTGACGCTGGCCGCCCTCGGGGACATGAAGCGGCCCGCGCGCCGCGCCGAGGCCCTCGCCGCCGCGGGCCGGCCGGGACTCCTCCCCTGCACCCTCCTCCAGCGCCACGGCATCCGCGTCCATGAGGCGCGCGTCGGCGGCGACTACGCCCTCGCCTCGGGCGCCGCCCGCCTCGAGGGCGACGGCTGGGTCTGCGCGGCCCCCGGGCTCTTCACCGCGATCTACGTCGCCGACTGCCTGCCGCTCTTCGTCTGGGACGACCGGGACCTCTCCGTCGTCGGGGTCTTCCACGCCGGCTGGCGGGGCCTCGCCGCCGGCATGCCGCGCGCGGCCGTCGGCGCCTTCGAGCGACTCGGCGTCGGGCCCGAGCGGCTCAGCGCCGCGGTCGGCCCGCACGCCGGCGCGTGCTGCTATAAGGTCGGACCCGAGCTCCGCGAGCACTTTCGGCCATCGAGTTTCCGCGCGGGGGGCAAGAACCTCCTTCCCGCCCCTGCGGCGGGCCCGAGCGCAGCGGGGACGAGCCGAAAGGAGAACGACCTGCGGCTCGACTTGGGGGCGGAGGCGCGGGAGCAGTTCTCCGAGGCCGGCGTCGACGCTTCCCGCGTCTCGGTCTCGGAGGAGTGCACGATCTGCGGCCGGGGTTATCATTCCTTCCGGCGCGACAAGCAGGACCTGCGCATGATGGCCTTCATCGCCATCCCGGCGGCGCCGTCGGCGGGAGGTCCGTCCTGCTCATGA
- the hisC gene encoding histidinol-phosphate transaminase: MSAARRTPDFAALVRPPVHGLPPCVHGAPGSGERKGRLVELGSNQNFLGASPKALAEFRRAAREVHRYPDCGSMLLREGFSRAHGLEASEVVVGSGSDDVLRMLCAALLSPEDEVVVSQHAFIRFKQHAALMGAKVIEVPMSDWTHDLDTLARAASSRTKLVFVANPNNPTGTYNTQEDVSALLRALPPSCVLVLDEAYAEYAEACPDYPRSLPGLVRRHPNLFVVRSFSKAYGLAGLRVGVGVGDPALVGWLDRVRLPFNVTLPAQRAALAALADRAFVRRSVSAALREREALGADLRRLGCTTIDSAANFLFTGVPVPGRELSRRLLRRGVSVRPLDEYGLPDHVRISVGSAEDRRRLREALAGALSGKEEAHG, from the coding sequence ATGAGCGCGGCGCGACGCACCCCGGATTTCGCCGCTCTCGTGCGGCCTCCCGTGCACGGCCTGCCGCCCTGCGTCCACGGCGCCCCCGGCTCGGGGGAACGCAAGGGGCGGCTCGTCGAGCTCGGGTCGAACCAGAACTTCCTCGGAGCCTCTCCCAAAGCCCTCGCGGAGTTCCGCCGCGCCGCCCGCGAGGTCCATCGTTATCCCGACTGCGGCAGCATGCTGCTGCGCGAGGGCTTCTCGCGGGCGCACGGCCTCGAGGCGTCCGAGGTGGTCGTCGGCAGCGGCTCCGACGACGTCCTGCGCATGCTCTGCGCGGCCCTCCTCTCCCCCGAGGACGAGGTCGTCGTCTCCCAGCACGCCTTCATCCGCTTCAAGCAGCACGCCGCGCTCATGGGCGCGAAGGTCATCGAGGTCCCGATGTCCGACTGGACCCACGACCTCGACACCCTGGCGCGCGCGGCGAGTTCGCGCACGAAGCTCGTCTTCGTCGCGAACCCCAACAATCCCACGGGGACCTACAACACGCAGGAGGACGTGTCGGCGCTGCTCCGGGCGCTCCCGCCCTCGTGCGTCCTCGTCCTCGACGAAGCCTACGCCGAGTACGCGGAGGCCTGCCCGGACTACCCGCGCAGCCTCCCCGGCCTCGTGCGCCGGCACCCGAACCTCTTCGTCGTGCGGTCCTTCTCCAAGGCGTACGGCCTCGCCGGGCTGCGCGTGGGCGTCGGGGTCGGCGACCCCGCCCTCGTCGGCTGGCTCGACCGCGTGCGGCTCCCCTTCAACGTCACGCTCCCGGCCCAGCGGGCGGCGCTCGCCGCCCTCGCGGACCGCGCCTTCGTCCGCCGCAGCGTGTCCGCCGCGCTGCGCGAGCGCGAGGCGCTCGGCGCCGACCTGCGCCGCCTGGGGTGCACGACCATCGACTCGGCCGCGAACTTCCTCTTCACGGGCGTCCCCGTCCCGGGCCGCGAGCTCTCCCGCCGGCTCCTGCGCCGCGGCGTCTCGGTCCGTCCTCTCGACGAGTACGGCCTTCCCGACCACGTGCGGATCAGCGTCGGGAGCGCCGAGGACCGGCGGCGCCTGCGCGAGGCCCTCGCCGGCGCGCTTTCCGGGAAGGAGGAGGCCCATGGCTGA
- the cmk gene encoding (d)CMP kinase, translated as MAEPRRYIIALDGPAGVGKSTVGRLVAERLGYRFINTGEMYRALTWRALEEGLDLDDAAALARLARSTRWDFRTTDDGVTLRTFVDERNVTAHIRDERVGKNSSKVSSAPGVRRHLRMLQRRLGRRGGVVMEGRDITTVVFPNADFKIYLDASIDERARRRTKQLRAQGKKADLRAIRDAIASRDRQDSERKINPLRQAEDAIVIDSTKLSLKEVAACILRRIRGARSTGS; from the coding sequence ATGGCTGAGCCCCGGCGCTACATCATCGCCCTCGACGGCCCGGCCGGGGTCGGCAAGTCCACGGTGGGGCGACTCGTCGCCGAGCGCCTGGGCTACCGCTTCATCAACACCGGCGAGATGTACCGGGCGCTGACCTGGCGCGCCCTCGAGGAGGGCCTCGACCTCGACGACGCCGCCGCCCTCGCGCGCCTGGCGCGCTCGACGCGCTGGGATTTCCGGACCACCGACGACGGCGTCACGCTGCGCACCTTCGTCGACGAACGCAACGTCACCGCCCACATCCGCGACGAACGGGTGGGGAAGAACTCCAGCAAGGTCTCCTCGGCCCCCGGCGTGCGGCGCCACCTGCGCATGCTCCAGCGCCGTCTGGGACGCCGCGGCGGGGTCGTCATGGAGGGGCGCGACATCACGACGGTCGTGTTCCCCAACGCCGATTTCAAGATCTATCTCGACGCGTCCATCGACGAGCGCGCGCGCCGCCGCACGAAGCAGCTGCGCGCGCAGGGCAAGAAGGCGGATCTCCGGGCGATCCGCGACGCCATCGCCTCGCGCGACCGGCAGGACAGCGAGCGGAAGATCAACCCCCTGCGCCAGGCCGAGGACGCGATCGTCATCGATTCGACGAAGCTTTCGCTCAAGGAGGTCGCCGCGTGCATCCTCAGAAGGATACGCGGAGCGCGCTCCACCGGCTCCTGA
- a CDS encoding lysophospholipid acyltransferase family protein — translation MHPQKDTRSALHRLLTRAFGLLAGLRGMDVQGLERVPRDGPVIVAANHVSLFDPPVTHVAVSRVRYARYLGKEELFRIPPLGALLKNCGVIPLDRGRGDMAALRVSLGVLSGGGCLVVYPEGTRSRDGRPGRPKAGVGLLAKRTGAVVVPVRLRNTERFWMRGPWSVRFGTPLRYEEGEDRGGAQRFAERVMDEVWKL, via the coding sequence GTGCATCCTCAGAAGGATACGCGGAGCGCGCTCCACCGGCTCCTGACCCGCGCGTTCGGGCTCCTCGCGGGGCTGCGCGGGATGGACGTGCAGGGGCTCGAGCGCGTGCCGAGGGACGGGCCGGTGATCGTGGCCGCCAACCACGTGTCGCTCTTCGACCCGCCCGTGACGCACGTGGCCGTCTCCCGGGTGCGCTACGCGCGCTACCTGGGCAAGGAGGAGCTCTTCCGCATCCCGCCGCTGGGGGCGCTGCTGAAGAACTGCGGCGTCATCCCCCTGGACCGCGGGCGGGGGGACATGGCGGCGCTGCGGGTCTCGCTGGGAGTGCTCTCCGGCGGAGGTTGTCTGGTGGTGTACCCGGAGGGGACGCGCTCGCGCGACGGGCGTCCCGGCCGGCCGAAGGCGGGCGTCGGGCTGCTCGCCAAGCGCACGGGAGCGGTCGTGGTGCCGGTCCGGCTTCGGAACACGGAGCGCTTCTGGATGCGCGGGCCGTGGTCGGTGCGCTTCGGCACGCCGCTGCGCTACGAGGAAGGGGAGGACCGCGGCGGCGCCCAGCGCTTCGCGGAGCGCGTGATGGACGAGGTCTGGAAGCTTTAG
- a CDS encoding S1 RNA-binding domain-containing protein, which produces MNMERNNGDVENLQEQSGAEALEPAEGEAEGQSMKELLQEQSDFESKLEKREVVWVKVIQALPEHVLVDIGEKREAVIPGSEFPADERPAAGRRVPAVLVSRGRGDKPTTLSTAKARWKLGWEQAVKAYEEKARVRGRVTSAIKGGFLVDVGGVTGFLPSSLADLRPVRDPKTMIGTGVRCVIIELNKDKGQIVLSRRAVLEEETTKRKAKLLDELKVGEIRIGRVLRVNENGLFVDIGGLEALVPTAEIAWKDAEGAKAKVERGQKIRARVLRIEKETGKVALGVKQLTPHPADSVRKRHPVKSIVKGKVSEILADGVRVKLSEHENAFCTVEELPVDGVEPPRDRFERRSRDEFRPVLPPLWPKVGEEVSGIVLGVHPTTFEVSISIRRYEAIQDRKRVAQYLKAAPPLTLGQLLNPGDE; this is translated from the coding sequence ATGAACATGGAAAGGAACAACGGAGACGTCGAGAACCTGCAGGAGCAGTCCGGAGCGGAGGCCTTGGAGCCCGCCGAGGGGGAGGCCGAGGGACAGTCGATGAAGGAGCTGCTCCAGGAGCAGTCCGATTTCGAGTCGAAGCTCGAGAAGCGCGAGGTCGTCTGGGTGAAGGTCATCCAGGCCCTGCCCGAGCACGTGCTCGTGGACATCGGCGAGAAGCGCGAGGCGGTCATCCCCGGGAGCGAGTTCCCGGCGGACGAGCGCCCGGCGGCCGGCCGGCGCGTGCCGGCGGTGCTCGTCAGCCGCGGGCGCGGCGACAAGCCGACGACCCTCTCGACGGCCAAGGCGCGCTGGAAGCTCGGCTGGGAGCAGGCCGTGAAGGCCTACGAGGAGAAGGCCCGCGTCCGCGGGCGCGTGACCTCGGCCATCAAGGGCGGCTTCCTCGTCGACGTCGGGGGCGTCACGGGCTTCCTCCCGTCCTCGCTGGCCGACCTGCGGCCCGTGCGCGACCCCAAGACCATGATCGGGACGGGCGTGCGCTGCGTCATCATCGAGCTCAACAAGGACAAGGGGCAGATCGTCCTCTCCCGGCGCGCCGTGCTGGAGGAGGAGACCACGAAGCGCAAGGCCAAGCTCCTCGACGAGCTCAAGGTCGGCGAGATCCGGATCGGGCGCGTCCTGCGCGTCAACGAGAACGGGCTTTTCGTCGACATCGGCGGGCTCGAGGCGCTCGTCCCCACCGCCGAGATCGCCTGGAAGGACGCCGAGGGCGCCAAGGCGAAGGTCGAGCGCGGCCAGAAGATCCGCGCCCGGGTGCTGCGCATCGAGAAGGAGACCGGCAAGGTCGCACTGGGGGTCAAGCAGCTCACCCCGCATCCGGCCGACTCCGTGCGCAAGCGGCATCCCGTGAAATCCATCGTCAAGGGCAAGGTCTCCGAGATCCTCGCCGACGGCGTGCGCGTGAAGCTCAGCGAGCACGAGAACGCGTTCTGCACGGTCGAGGAGCTCCCGGTCGACGGCGTCGAGCCGCCGCGCGACCGCTTCGAGCGCCGCTCGCGCGACGAGTTCCGTCCGGTCCTCCCTCCGCTGTGGCCGAAGGTCGGCGAGGAGGTCTCCGGGATCGTCCTCGGCGTCCATCCGACGACCTTCGAGGTGTCGATCTCGATCCGCCGCTACGAGGCGATCCAGGACCGCAAGCGCGTGGCCCAGTATCTCAAGGCCGCCCCGCCCCTGACCCTCGGGCAGCTGCTCAACCCCGGCGACGAATAG